The following proteins are encoded in a genomic region of Hippocampus zosterae strain Florida chromosome 2, ASM2543408v3, whole genome shotgun sequence:
- the c2h1orf174 gene encoding UPF0688 protein C1orf174 homolog yields the protein MSGQDLKRRKTRNISEATHTQKGSATRRKCVKSQKTHSAAESTSTGGANSKVTSNAERLSRISCECVQLAGRRRCSASPLLDGQEGKENGLRSALLPDTCVWYDVQDRPAPEDMDSEEMDKNMFPDDDSNQILPVEQFFGNLDTAQDFPQRTSVTSSRQQRQHRRRHYFAREDSDEADEEAGREFTAKEYSGGTL from the exons aTGTCGGGTCAAGACTTGAAGCGCCGAAAGACGAGGAATATCTCTGAagccacacacacccaaaag GGTTCTGCCACAAGGAGGAAATGTGTAAAAAGTCAGAAGACACACTCCGCAGCAGAGAGCACGTCAACAGGTGGCGCGAACAGCAAAGTGACCAGTAACGCAGAGAGACTGTCCCGTATCAGCTGCGAGTGTGTCCAGCTCGCAGGTAGGCGGCGATGCTCAGCATCTCCTCTGCTGGACGGACAGGAGGGAAAAGAGAACGGGCTCAGATCGGCTCTTTTGCCGGACACCTGCGTATGGTATGATGTACAAGACAGGCCTGCACCTGAGGACATGGATTCTGAAGAAatggacaaaaatatgtttcccGATGATGACAGCAACCAAATTCTTCCTGTAGAACAGTTCTTTGGGAATCTGGATACCGCACAG GATTTTCCTCAGAGAACATCAGTGACTTCTTCCCGTCAGCAGAGGCAGCACAGACGGCGGCACTACTTTGCTCGAGAGGACAGCGATGAGGCTGACGAGGAGGCAGGCCGTGAATTTACGGCGAAAGAGTACAGTGGTGGCACTTTGTGA
- the b3gnt7l gene encoding UDP-GlcNAc:betaGal beta-1,3-N-acetylglucosaminyltransferase 7, like → MSIMKLLFRRKRLGLLKLVLSLSLFFASLLLFHTLKFPEDTTGSYTRHPGCSEGGFFWKKCSKPTLTSHNHVTVPSARGAHYNRSAPFWDAQVLNCSEDAAVRTTDWFQRLDPRFHQFVLHRHCRYFPMLINHPEKCTATVGEVHLLIVVKSIIEQHDRREAVRKTWGREYTTEGKSIKTLFLLGSPSVGKDTKNLQKLIEYEDQIYKDILQWDFMDTFLNLTLKEVNFLKWFDIYCPGVQFIFKGDDDVFVNTNNLLDLISFKVEEHKETTLFLGHTIYKSFPVRNKQSKYYIPKELFDKPYPPYVGGGGFLMSSELARRLFVVSEDLELYPIDDVFLGMCLQRLHLNPETHSGFRTFGITMHRVSPMNSEPCFYKNLILVHKLSTQELLKMWSLVHNEELVCAKRASF, encoded by the coding sequence ATGAGCATCATGAAGTTGCTTTTCCGAAGAAAGCGTCTCGGTCTGCTGAAGCTCGTTCTGAGCCTCTCTCTGTTCTTCGCCTCTCTCCTCCTGTTCCACACGCTCAAATTCCCGGAGGACACCACCGGTTCCTACACGCGGCACCCCGGCTGTTCcgaggggggttttttttggaagaaatgCAGCAAGCCTACTTTGACGAGTCATAACCATGTGACGGTTCCCAGTGCGCGAGGGGCACACTACAATCGCAGCGCTCCTTTCTGGGATGCGCAGGTGCTTAACTGCAGCGAGGACGCCGCGGTCAGGACAACAGACTGGTTCCAGAGGTTAGACCCAAGGTTTCACCAGTTCGTACTCCATCGTCACTGCAGGTACTTCCCGATGCTCATCAACCACCCGGAGAAGTGCACAGCCACGGTAGGAGAGGTGCACCTCCTAATAGTGGTCAAGTCCATCATCGAGCAGCACGATCGCCGCGAGGCGGTGCGCAAAACCTGGGGCAGGGAGTACACAACGGAAGGGAAGAGCATCAAGACCCTTTTTCTTTTGGGCAGTCCTTCAGTTGGCAAAGACACCAAGAACCTACAAAAGCTGATCGAGTATGAGGACCAGATCTACAAGGACATCCTGCAGTGGGATTTCATGGACACCTTTTTGAACCTAACCCTGAAAGAGGTCAACTTTCTCAAATGGTTCGACATCTACTGCCCGGGTGTGCAGTTTATATTCAAAGGGGATGACGACGTGTTTGTGAACACAAACAACCTACTGGACCTCATCAGCTTCAAGGTGGAGGAGCACAAGGAGACCACCCTGTTTTTGGGGCACACCATTTACAAGAGCTTTCCCGTCCGGAATAAACAGAGTAAATACTACATTCCAAAGGAGCTCTTTGATAAGCCATACCCTCCTtatgtgggaggaggggggttcCTCATGTCCTCCGAGTTGGCCAGGAGGCTCTTTGTGGTCTCAGAAGATCTGGAACTGTACCCTATTGATGATGTCTTTTTGGGCATGTGTCTGCAGAGGCTCCACCTGAATCCAGAGACGCACTCCGGTTTCAGGACCTTCGGCATTACCATGCACCGGGTGAGCCCCATGAACAGCGAACCGTGCTTTTACAAGAACCTCATTCTGGTGCACAAACTAAGCACCCAGGAGCTCCTCAAAATGTGGAGCCTGGTGCACAACGAAGAACTGGTTTGTGCAAAGAGGGCCTCTTTTTGA